One region of Micromonospora lupini genomic DNA includes:
- a CDS encoding ChaB family protein has protein sequence MPGREDLPSTLRRSPDKAQRTWEKTHDSAVETYGEGERSHRTAFAAVKHQFEKVGDHWEPKGRKGPSDSQAAGGGPERRAPTAGGVDANASKGHLMSVARRLDVPGRSSMTKPELVRAIEKANDRATRKARGD, from the coding sequence ATGCCCGGGCGCGAAGACCTGCCCAGCACGCTGCGACGCTCCCCAGACAAGGCGCAGCGCACCTGGGAGAAGACACACGACTCGGCGGTGGAGACCTACGGCGAGGGCGAACGGTCGCACCGCACCGCCTTCGCGGCGGTGAAGCACCAGTTCGAGAAGGTGGGCGACCACTGGGAGCCGAAGGGCCGCAAGGGCCCGAGCGACAGCCAGGCCGCCGGCGGCGGCCCGGAGCGGCGCGCACCCACCGCAGGTGGGGTGGACGCCAACGCCAGCAAGGGCCACCTCATGTCGGTGGCCCGCAGGCTTGACGTCCCCGGCCGGTCGAGCATGACCAAGCCGGAGCTGGTCAGGGCCATCGAGAAGGCCAACGACCGGGCCACCCGCAAGGCTCGCGGCGACTGA
- a CDS encoding YihY/virulence factor BrkB family protein, protein MTTTEPGTTRAGTPGTRVPRRMRQLSWRTWRGVLVRSVQNFVNDNCSDWAAALTYYGVLALFPSAIVVVALVGLVSDGERTLDTVVDLARQVGAGSVVADKDGGMIGVIRAVVVQQSNVKVLLSFGLLGALWSASGFIGAFTRASNAIYGVTEGRPVWKLRPVQIGLAALTLVLLAVVALALIVSGPVTDAVGDLIHAGGLARTVWSVAKWPVLAMVVMVLLSLLFWIAPNVRQPRFRWLTPGGAVALVSWAAVSFGFGLYVTNFASYNTTYGSLGAAIAFLVWLYLSNSALMLGVQINAEVQRGRQLQAGDPDPEAPVLPPRRPADS, encoded by the coding sequence ATGACGACCACGGAGCCCGGTACGACGCGCGCCGGCACGCCGGGCACGCGGGTGCCCCGGCGGATGCGACAGCTGAGCTGGCGAACCTGGCGTGGCGTGCTGGTCCGCAGCGTGCAGAACTTCGTCAACGACAACTGCTCCGACTGGGCCGCGGCGCTCACCTACTACGGCGTGCTGGCGCTCTTTCCGTCCGCCATCGTGGTGGTGGCCCTGGTCGGTCTGGTCTCCGACGGCGAGCGGACCCTGGACACGGTGGTCGACCTCGCCAGGCAGGTGGGTGCCGGGTCGGTGGTGGCCGACAAGGACGGCGGCATGATCGGGGTGATCCGGGCCGTGGTGGTGCAGCAGAGCAACGTCAAGGTGCTGCTGAGCTTCGGTCTGCTGGGCGCCCTGTGGTCGGCGTCGGGCTTCATCGGAGCGTTCACCCGCGCCTCGAACGCGATCTACGGGGTGACCGAGGGCCGGCCGGTCTGGAAGCTGCGGCCGGTGCAGATCGGCCTGGCCGCGCTGACGTTGGTGCTGCTCGCGGTGGTCGCCCTGGCGCTGATCGTCAGCGGCCCGGTCACCGACGCGGTAGGCGACCTGATCCACGCCGGTGGCCTGGCCCGCACGGTGTGGAGCGTGGCGAAGTGGCCGGTGCTCGCCATGGTCGTGATGGTGCTGCTGTCCCTGCTGTTCTGGATCGCCCCGAACGTGCGCCAACCCCGCTTCCGCTGGCTCACCCCCGGCGGCGCGGTGGCCCTGGTCTCCTGGGCGGCGGTCTCCTTCGGCTTCGGCCTCTACGTGACCAACTTCGCCTCGTACAACACGACGTACGGGAGCCTGGGCGCGGCCATCGCGTTCCTGGTCTGGCTCTACCTGTCCAACTCGGCCCTCATGCTTGGCGTGCAGATCAACGCCGAGGTGCAGCGGGGGCGACAGTTGCAGGCGGGCGATCCGGACCCGGAGGCGCCGGTGTTGCCGCCGCGCAGGCCCGCCGACTCCTGA
- a CDS encoding DUF2795 domain-containing protein yields the protein MERGNSKHGPRIDEQMSREVSGLVQGPGTGGSRVDESRVPEPAGEDQPEPTTAPAGDLRTGTPQGMSSTDVEQRSRLGRFISMSALPGDRLVLIASARENEAPDDVVAALERLPEGTEYQTVSEVWAALGHKNETTRW from the coding sequence ATGGAGCGTGGCAACAGCAAGCACGGACCGAGGATCGACGAGCAGATGAGCCGGGAGGTCAGCGGCCTCGTCCAGGGGCCGGGGACCGGTGGCTCTCGGGTCGACGAGTCCCGGGTGCCGGAACCGGCAGGCGAGGACCAGCCGGAGCCCACCACGGCCCCGGCGGGCGACCTGCGCACCGGCACCCCGCAGGGGATGAGTTCCACAGACGTCGAGCAACGCAGCCGGCTCGGCCGGTTCATCTCGATGAGCGCGCTGCCGGGCGACCGACTGGTGCTCATCGCCAGCGCCCGCGAGAACGAGGCGCCGGACGACGTCGTGGCGGCGCTGGAGCGGCTGCCCGAGGGCACCGAGTACCAGACGGTCTCCGAGGTGTGGGCCGCGCTCGGCCACAAGAACGAGACAACCCGCTGGTGA
- a CDS encoding SRPBCC family protein, with product MSGVTEHVDVSVPVRTAYDQWTQFEEFPQFMEGVQEVRQVSDTMTHWTVDIAGVKREFDAEITEQLPDERVAWRSTGGTQQAGVVTFHRLDESKTRVTLQLEFEPHGVVEQAGDKLGIVDRRAKGDLERFKTYIERRGQETGAWRGSVDRPQP from the coding sequence ATGAGTGGCGTTACCGAACACGTGGACGTTTCCGTACCCGTACGCACCGCGTACGACCAGTGGACGCAGTTCGAGGAGTTCCCCCAGTTCATGGAGGGTGTGCAGGAGGTCCGGCAGGTCTCCGACACGATGACCCACTGGACCGTGGACATCGCCGGTGTGAAGCGCGAGTTCGACGCCGAGATCACCGAGCAGCTCCCCGACGAGCGGGTCGCCTGGCGCTCCACGGGCGGCACCCAGCAGGCCGGTGTGGTGACCTTCCACCGCCTGGACGAGAGCAAGACCCGGGTCACCCTCCAGCTCGAGTTCGAGCCGCACGGGGTGGTCGAGCAGGCCGGCGACAAGCTCGGCATCGTCGACAGGCGGGCCAAGGGCGACCTGGAGCGGTTCAAGACGTACATCGAGCGTCGCGGTCAGGAGACCGGCGCGTGGCGTGGCTCGGTGGACCGCCCGCAGCCGTGA
- a CDS encoding MFS transporter, with translation MSISPAPPRATLLLLAYLAFVSLGLPDGLLGVGWPSIRADLGVPTEAVGLLLTAGTVGYLTSSVLAGFTLARVGVGALLAGSTLLASLALTGYAVSPGLVVLVGCALLLGLGSGAVDSGLNAYAAGAFGPRHMNWLHAFFGLGVAIGPLIMTAALSAGLAWRWGYGIVSGAQLALATAFALTVRAWQRRDPAPEAGGATTGAAQAVRVPVLATLRLPAVWSGALAFALYVAIEVSAGLWAFLLLTQGRGLSAAVAGGCVSAYWGSLFVGRVVQGVVAERLGPRLVLRVSLAGMAVGAALIAVPGSAALAVLGLVVVGFAAAPVFPLLTLTTADRVGAAHADRAIGLQIGASGLGAALVPGGLGVLISTMSVQVLGPALVVLALALILLYELGARRPAAGGGPGQTDAAAGSERTGATSGPGQTAAGSERTGATSGPGQTAAGSERTGSGAAGAPAQSRTSAPDADYPLSGPVRPVVDGR, from the coding sequence GTGTCCATCTCGCCCGCGCCACCGCGCGCCACGCTGCTCCTGCTGGCCTACCTCGCGTTCGTCAGCCTCGGCCTGCCCGACGGGCTGCTCGGCGTCGGCTGGCCGTCGATCCGAGCGGACCTCGGCGTACCCACCGAGGCCGTCGGGCTGCTGCTCACCGCAGGCACTGTCGGCTACCTCACCTCCAGCGTGCTGGCCGGGTTCACGCTGGCCCGCGTCGGCGTGGGCGCGCTGCTCGCCGGCAGCACCCTGCTTGCCAGCCTGGCGCTCACCGGTTACGCCGTGAGTCCCGGGCTGGTCGTGCTCGTGGGCTGCGCCCTGCTGCTGGGGCTGGGCTCCGGCGCGGTCGACTCCGGGCTCAACGCGTACGCCGCCGGGGCCTTCGGCCCGCGACACATGAACTGGCTGCACGCCTTCTTCGGCCTCGGCGTGGCGATCGGTCCACTGATCATGACGGCGGCGCTCAGCGCCGGGCTGGCGTGGCGGTGGGGGTACGGCATCGTGTCCGGCGCGCAACTCGCCCTCGCCACCGCCTTCGCGCTCACCGTACGCGCGTGGCAGCGCCGCGATCCGGCCCCCGAGGCGGGCGGGGCGACGACAGGCGCCGCGCAGGCGGTCCGGGTGCCCGTTCTCGCCACGCTGCGGCTGCCGGCGGTCTGGTCCGGGGCGCTGGCCTTCGCGCTGTACGTGGCCATCGAGGTGTCCGCCGGACTCTGGGCGTTCCTGCTGCTCACGCAGGGTCGTGGTCTGAGCGCCGCTGTGGCGGGCGGCTGCGTCTCCGCGTACTGGGGCAGTCTCTTCGTCGGCCGGGTGGTGCAGGGCGTGGTGGCCGAGCGGCTGGGGCCCCGGTTGGTGTTGCGGGTCAGCCTGGCCGGCATGGCCGTCGGTGCGGCGCTGATCGCGGTGCCCGGGTCGGCGGCGCTGGCCGTGCTCGGCCTGGTCGTGGTCGGCTTCGCCGCCGCGCCGGTGTTTCCGCTGCTCACCCTCACCACCGCCGACCGGGTCGGCGCGGCGCACGCCGACCGGGCCATCGGGCTCCAGATCGGCGCCTCCGGTCTGGGCGCGGCGCTCGTCCCCGGCGGGCTCGGCGTGCTGATCAGCACCATGTCCGTGCAGGTGCTCGGCCCGGCCCTGGTGGTGCTCGCGCTGGCGCTGATCCTGCTCTACGAGCTGGGCGCCCGCCGGCCCGCCGCCGGAGGCGGGCCGGGGCAGACCGACGCCGCCGCCGGGTCGGAGCGGACCGGTGCCACCAGCGGGCCAGGACAGACCGCCGCCGGGTCGGAGCGGACCGGTGCCACCAGCGGGCCAGGACAGACCGCCGCCGGGTCGGAGCGGACCGGTTCCGGTGCGGCCGGGGCGCCGGCCCAGTCTCGGACCTCGGCGCCCGACGCGGACTATCCGTTGTCCGGTCCGGTCCGGCCGGTCGTCGACGGGCGGTAG
- a CDS encoding DUF6401 family natural product biosynthesis protein, which produces MRVSFNRVASRTAVESARSTLAALTVSVGTAGLAAAAARPGLLALVDQHAAAVRDSLDGDRRPLTAATLAGYAEGVREAALEHGWTPPRGPVDWSEPEWPLARLVAVCALARSLDRS; this is translated from the coding sequence ATGCGTGTGTCGTTCAACCGGGTCGCCTCCCGGACCGCAGTCGAGTCGGCGCGGTCCACCCTGGCTGCCCTCACCGTCTCCGTGGGCACCGCCGGCCTCGCCGCCGCCGCCGCGCGTCCCGGACTGCTGGCGCTTGTCGACCAGCACGCCGCCGCCGTGCGGGACAGCCTGGACGGTGACCGGCGGCCGTTGACCGCCGCGACGCTCGCCGGCTACGCCGAGGGAGTACGCGAGGCCGCCCTGGAGCACGGGTGGACGCCCCCGCGGGGGCCGGTGGACTGGAGCGAGCCGGAGTGGCCGCTCGCCCGGCTCGTCGCCGTCTGCGCGCTGGCCCGTTCGCTCGACCGTTCCTGA